The genome window TTTATCGAACTATGCGAGTTTGATTCTCACTATTCGGTGATatacgtaggcaacctccatCGGGTTCGACtcacatttttcaaaaaaaaaaaaagaagaataaaaattACGCATGTGcataaaattttcgaaaaaagaaaaataaaattaaaaaattgctATTTTTGGTCACCTTTTACTATTTTGCCCTCGTATCCGGCCATTTTTCCAAGACAACCTTAAAATCTTCGTCGGAAGTGCTAAAGGGTTGTATTTGTAAAAATAGTTGCTTTGTCCATTCTTTTATGTTTTTTTACCATTTTGCTCTTATGTCCAGCCATTTTGCAGAGACAGCCTAAAACCTTCCACGGAAGAAAGActatttttgtaaaaatgacTATTTCATCTGTTTTTGTGTGCTTTTTACTGTGTTGCCTTTGTATCGGGCCGTTTTGCCGAGACAACCTTAAAATCTTTCTCGGAAGTGCTGAAGGGTTGTTTTTGTAAAGTAGCTATTTTGtccctcttttttttctttcatcaTTTTTGCCCTTATGTCCGGCCATTTTTGTCGAGACAACTTTAAACCTTATACGGAAGTACCGAAAGGCTGTTTTAGCAAAATAGCCATATTATCTAGTTTTGTTTGGCCGTTTTACCAAGACAACCTTAAAATCTTCCTCGGAAGTGCTGGAGGGCCGTTTTTGTAAAATAGCTACTTTGTTCAACTTTTACCATTTTGCCCTTATGTTCGGCCATTTTTGCCGACACAACCTTAAACCTTCCACGGAAGTACTCAAGGGCTGTTTTCATAAAAATGACCATTTTATCTAATTTTGTCTGGTCATATTTGCCGAGACAGCCTTTGCACCTCTCTCAGGAGTACCGAAGGGCCATTTTCGTAAAAATcggctttttattttttttgtctaCTTTTTATTATTTTGTCCCTATGTTTGGTTATTTTTGCCGAGTCATCCTTTAAGCCTTCCGTGGAAGTATCAAAGGGCCGTTTTCTTAATAATAGCCATTTTTCCTACTTTTATCATTTCAACTTTTGTGTCCGGTAATTTCAAAAAATAATGAACAATATATTGAGTCCTAAATTGGCATTTAAAAAAAATCGAAACTTGCATACAGTTTAGGTAAGTTCTGATCCCTTTTTATCTTATTCTTAGGTTCACTATGAATTCTCCACAAAGAGGCAGTCAGAAAAGGGTAAGGGACGAGACACCTCCTATGTTCTTGGTCAGAGTTAAGACCCCGAGTAGTCTCTGTAATTGGTGGGCTAGTTTTGCTACATGGGAACAAAACCAAGTATTTAAGCATCTCAAGTTTCTCACAAACATCATAGAAATTAAGCCTAACAAAGATTTACTCGAGACCCTAGTGGGTTTTTGGGACCCCGTGAACAATGTCTTCAGGTTCAAAGATTGTGAAATGATGCCTACATTGGAAGAATTATGTGGGTTTACCGGATTGGGGAGAGTTCTTAGTGGGAAAAATCCTGTGGCTCAAAGAAAAGTTGGTGTGAGCAACCTTTTGAAGAAGTTATGCCTCTGTCGAATTCCAATGGTTTGCTTGAACGAAGGTTGGGTTCTGTTGGAATATCTCTATGACAGATTTGGGGATGAGAAAGGGTTTGAGAACTTCTCGGCCACAGAATTCGTCAACCAATTAAGTTACAACACTTGTAGGGAGTTGAGAATCTTCGCGTTCATGATATCATTTCTAGGGATCATGGTCTTTCCATAGCGTGGTGGGCGCATCAGAATTCGATTGGTTGCGGTAGTCTCATTTTTGCAAAGTAGCGAGGATCATACCATTCTTCCCATGACTCTGGGAGATATTTTTGAGCTTTGACCTGCTGCCAAGAGGGTAAAGATTACTCGAGGGACGCAACATTCTGTTGCAGATGTGGTTCATAGAGCACCTTTATCATCATCAAATAGTAGTAAATTTCAAGATAATTAGCTGAATTACATTGGATGTCACCCAGACAGGGCCGCGAGTTGTAATCTTCCAGAGGGGGTGACGGAATGGCGGACATTATTTGGTTCATTAAGTGCTGATAGAATCACTTGGGACTATTATTGGTTCCTTTATGCTAGGGTCATGCATATGTCGACAGATCACCCGTTCTTTATACTCATGGGTTTTGGAGGTTTCCAATCCTACGCACCCCTACGTGTCATGCGCCAACTAGGGAGAGAGCAAAAAAGGCCCCCAATTAAGGACATACGTCCATTTATGTGGGAATTCAAGGGAAGGAACTTCCAAGGGAGTCATATCCACAAAAGGTTTGGTTCTGTGGTAGATTTTCTGACTTGGACGAGATGGTAGCTGATCGTGAACGTGGGGAGGTAAGCCTCGCATACCATGAGTGGTTTCACAACCAGGCTATCCCGTAGCAAAGGCCAGAAAGATCCATAAGGAATGCATTTGATTGGGAGGAGGAGATCGAGGCCAGAGTTAGAGAAACCGGAAGGGAAGTAGCACAAGAGTACCAATCATATATTAACATTTTACATGAAGACAAAGGCATTCTGGAGACAGCCATGGACATAGAACAGGCTGATTTCGAGGGGGGAAAGGCTCAGTGGGTACAAGAGTGGCTATCACTCAAAGctcaaattagacagaaaaaagtGATCACTACTGCTCAACAACAAGAAGAAAGAGAAGCCCAGTTCAAGGTGGTCCGTGATCATGAGCGCAGAGGTTTTGCTCCATTAATCCAAGGTCTGAGGGATCAGATAGGGGGGATTTGAGTCAAGCAAGGTGCGCCAGATTGCGGAGATTGAAATAGAAAGACATCACTAGAGAGATATGGCCTTGGAGCACGAGCATGATCCACTGGATCTAGCTGAGTCTCGTGGTCAGCGAAATCAAGAGTTGCATTTGGCTCAGAAACACATTAAGGGAAAGGTCCTCGAGGTAGCCATATACACCTCCCGAGAATGCAGGAGTTTCCACAGAATGACACCTGAGCGGTTTGCAGAAGTATCATTGAATGTCGCCCGCCACATATCTGCAGACTTAGAGAGGATATACCACGATGTTGGGGGTCAGTCACATGAATAAGTGCCTAGAATACAGTGATGCCGTTGGATTCTCCCGCAAAAGATCAGAGTCATCATTTACTTGGCAGTCCATTTTGATTGTTCATTTGTTGTCATTGAGTTTGTAAGAGTCTTTTGGTGTGTTGAgtcttgttgttttgctttttatcttTAAAAGTCTGTTTGAGTCGAGTCTGGTCTTGTTTAGATGTTCGTCTTTATGTAATTTTTGTTCTTGGGTcttgtattaaaaaaaataagaagaagaagttgaAAATCAATGAAAAAGATGTTGTtttagaaaaattcaaaaatgaaccAAAAAGATTTTTGTTTTTGTAAATATGAGTAATAAAAAAAATTGGTCATGTCCCTTAACTGCGTactgatctgattcatgcggcgatatgatacgtaggcaacctccaaaaggttcgatcaaataTTTTTCAACGACTCTAAAGCAGCAACTTTATAAACCGGAATGAAATATGAAgccttccaaaagcatgttagtAATGGTGATAATGTTAGGAACATGGCatattacgtgtgattcatatatgtaaaatgcttaaccctaacacatTTATTGTCTGTTATATaataagcttaaggtggttggtttgtggtaaaactggcaacacatcattacttcaccAGATCTAAGAGAAAGGTAGCAATGGCTAACAGTGATGAAATCGAGTTGGTCAGTAACGACCCCCAGGGTCAGCCAGTtgagcaagagtcggaggaaGTAAGAGGATTGAAAcaacgagccaccatctcatgctttTGATGGataatactactctccaaatatggctttcaggGTCTCGACTCCACACAATCAGACTCCTCGGTACGAGTCActagtggaaaatgaaaagcctgccaAGACGGGTGAGCCAAAAGAGATGGctaggaaaatgaaaagtcttgaacagaacatcAAAAACATATAAGGACTAGGTGATCACAAAAGTGTTTCattcagtgatctatgcatgttccctcatatctatttgccaccagggttcaagaccccaaattttgagaaatatgatggacacaGTGACCCTATCACCcacttgaaaaggtactgcaaccaacTGAGAGGTGCAAGTGGAAAAAAAGAattgctgatggcttattttggggaaagtcttgtggggtTAGCCTCCAAATGGTTCATTGACTAAGATATCTCTCATTGacatgtctgggatgacatggcgCATGCCTTCATCAAATAATTCCAGTACAGCATTGATATTGCACCAGATCGCAATTCtgtgtccaatatgaagaaaaagccaaCTGAAAGCTATAGGGAGTATgccatcaagtggagggagcaaacgtctagagttaagccacccatggataaccacgagttgatcactgttttcctggaggctcaagagcctgattactttaaGAACATGATATTCGTGATGGGTAGACCTCTTGCAGAAGCAATCAAAAtaggggagatggtcgaaaatggcctcaagactggcagaattatAAGTCAaactgctctcaaagccaccacccacgcaatccaaaatgggtcgggaagtttagCAAATATAAaaaagagagatgaagggtccatgatgacctcgggatccagggaagttcaaagaggggcatcacACCCTCatgtgcaagttcagcaggggcaatctagctaccctcaacattactatcccccaTCAATTCCTCAATACTCCGTAGGCCCACCACAgtatacagtgtttaatgctcaatcctaTGCTTggcctcccaatcaacaggtacgggcaccatCACCAAGGATCCCCCGACCTCATCAACAAAAATTTTGGacaccctacaatgctcgtcccAGGCAGGACTATGGTTGagagcagaggccggtggaaaaacttactccattggctgaatcatactctagtctgttccagaagttgaagcagatgggcgtgattggacccatcactcccccaccatatgcatcccgattcacatggatttcaagcaaatactatatgtgaatatcattcaggtgcctcggggcatagcactgatgactgttgAACTCTGAAAAGAGTCATAGAAAGACTCATCGCTGAAAAATTGATTGTGGTAACGAATGGTGAAGACCCTCATAATGTGACAAAGAACCCATTGCCAGCACACAATGATGTttattttgtgggaatgattggctgagatcaagaatacaagccggttggtcgagAAGAAATGACAGTGGGAATGATTCAAGAAGGAACTTGACTAGAAGTAAGTCCAAGATGAGATGTGCCGTTGATTGTGAAAGCTGCCCAGAGCTCAGAGaaggcaactttatttgttcaAAAATTTGAGGTAGGAAATTCGTTCCAATGTTCCAAGCCTAAAGTTGTATGTCCTTGGAGGCCACCCCATCACAAGGCAGAATCAGGGCGGTACGAAGGGTATAACAaagccgatcataatcaagcctgccataCATCCCCGTGTGACAAATACGAAAACCAGTCGTTGGAACTACAAAAAAATTGTGATAACCTACAAAGGCAagaaaatcatagaagaagtgggggaaagtGGAGGTTTGAATCGATCGGGGAGGTGTTACTCTcaagaagagttgaggaaggccaagcaaatcagagaaggccaaatgccaataaagaaacccgtcactgaagaagaggcgaaAGAGCTTTTGAAAAAGATAAAAGTCCaagattactcaatcattgaccagctgagaaagactcctgcccaaatctctctacTATCTCTGCTCATACATTTAGAAGAGCAGGACCGTGTACTAATCAAGATCCTAAatgaggcacatgtctcagagaagaCCACAGTGACTtagttagagaagatggccaacaGATATTTTGAGGTGAATAAAATCACCTTTACTGATGATAAACTCCCCGAAGAAGGAGCCGGCCACAATATGGCTTTACACCTGACTGTCAAATGCGAGGTGCACTCCAtaaagcgagtcatggttgatggagaaTCGAGCGTAGATGTATTCCCTCTCTCCACCTTGCCAtgcatgaagatcaatacagacagaATCTGACCCAACAATGTCCGCAttcgggcttttgatggctcagcgagagacACCATTGGGGAGATCCACCTCACCATGACAATTGGGCAGGtagattttgaaattgtcttccaaatAGTGGatatggaaacttcttataaatttcttcttggaaggccatggatccatatggctcgagctgtgccatccaccttgcatcagatgctcaagtTCAAACATGACAgacaagaaattattgttcacgaagaagacgagtcatccctttataaagacccgttaatcccgTGTATTGAGGCCAAGAAAGGGTGAGAGTCCATTGTCTATCAGACTTTCGAAATGATTGTTGTGGACCATATTAAGGAAGGAAAGCCCATTCTGCATACTCATATTTttgccacatctgtaatggtggctgcacttatgctGGGTTATGAGCCAGAAAAAggcttgggggcatcattgcaaggaatttcagaacccatcTCTCCCTTTAGTAACAAGGGTACTTTTGGCTTAGGCTTCAGGCCAGCACAAGCAGATGAAGACAAAGACAAGCACTGAAAAAGcatgggtgggtcttgcagcaacctatccctcacattttaCATTTTTGTTAAGCAACGAATCCAAGagggtcaaaattcctcggcgcaGGAAAACATTGATGAAAGTTTCTATGGCCTCAgccagatgttttctgaagtgaatatgatccaggttggtgaaggcactagtcgtgccgatatgcaactaattggcccagacaccatgctcaacaactcggaagcaactcctctccccacaaggaaggagtcttggtagtttgtTTTTGTAGATTCTTTTTTGTATTTTGGGTTAccttcagggttgtaatccaaacatctcagtatgattattttgttttaatgttaacccttctatcctttcaagttcaatgaaatgcagttcattTTCATATTAAgttttgtatcttttccttttaCTAATTCTTgtcattttatttccatttctgTTTTGTTAATGCCTGCTTTAATAACATGATATGCATCCATAATTCACGCCCAGATCTTAAAAGACTGTCTAATtttgaaataatgcatcaagaggtcgaatatgatgaagatgaggctgTTGAGGACATAAAAAAAGAGTTAGAACAATTTGAAAATAATCCTAAGTTCAACCTCAATgcaactgagccaattaatatcggaatccatgaagaagttagagaaacaaagataagcattcacactgaacaaaaaaccagagatgccttgattcaacttttatttgaatacagagatgtatttgcttgttcttatgatgatatgccgggtTTAAGTGCTGAtatagtggttcataagcttcccacatatcctgattttccaccagtccaacaaaAGCAACGAAAATTTAAAACTGACATGAGTgacaaaatcaaagaggaaataatgaagtaaCTTTGCATCAATGTGGTCAGAGCTGTCTGATAaaccacctgggtggcaaattTTGTGCCTGTGCCAAAGAAGGATCAAAAAACCaaagtctgtgttgactacaagGGCCTtaacaaagcaagtccaaaggataattttcctttaccAAACACCTACATTCTTatagataattgcgcaaagcatgagatacaatcgttcgtggattgctatgctgggtaccaccagattctaatggataaGCATAATGCAGAGAAGACcactttcaccactccatggggtacttattgctacagggtcatgccattcgatTTGAAGAATGCAGGGGAAACTTACATGAGGGACATGACTAccatttttcatgacatgatacacaaagagattgaagtatatgtcgatggtgtcatcataaaatcaaaaacACAGGCTGATCATGTGCGCGATTTGAAAGAGTTCTTCGAACGGCtgcgaaggtatgaccttaagctcaatccagccaagtgggcatttggggttccatctggaAGCTTCTCGATTTTATAGTCAGTCAGAGAGGCATcaaattggatccatctaagagaAATTCCATTCGAGATCTatcacccccgaagaacaaaactgaagtcatgagtttgctcgaGAGGTTAAACTACATCAATAGGTTCAATGCTCAACTCAtaaccacgtgcgagcccatctttaagttgttgaaaaagaaTGTTGCTGTTAAATGGACATGAGACTGCCAAAAGAATTCGACAAGATCAAAGACTATCTGTCGAAACCCCCggtactggtcccacctgaaccgGGTAGGCCTTTATTTTTATATCTATtagtgatgaataatttctttGGCTGCGTTatggggcaacatgatgcgacaggcaaaaaggaacatacaatctattatttgagcaagaagttcaccaattatgaggttaagtatacccttttagaaaggacttgttgtgccttgacttgggtctCTCAGAAGCCGAGGCATTATATTTTggcctacactacttacctcgtATCTAGAATGGATCCTTTGAAGTACATCTTTCGAAAGCCAATGCCCACCGgtaggctcgcaaaatggcaaattttgctcacagagttcgacatcatctatgtcactcgcaccgtAATGAAAGCACAAGCTTTGgcagatcatttggcagagaatccagttgatgatgattATAAGCCACTGagcacatacttcccagacgaagaggtcaactcaatagaggaagtaatTTCGGACGACGGCCATGTATGAAAAAcgtattttgatggagctgtcaatatctAAAGAGTTGGGATCtgggcaatcctcatctcacctattggacaacATTACCATGAAACGGCCCGACTTCGATTCTTCTATAATACGACAGAATACGAGGCTTGTATCATGGGTCTGAAAATGGCCCTCGTTCTGGATGCGCATGAACTATTAGCTATGGGGGATTCTGAtttgcttatccggcaagcccaaggcgaatgggagattcgagacatcaagcttattccatgaAGACAATGTGTGCAATATCTGAGCAAAAGGTTtaaatccatcgagttcaggtacattcccaggtttcacaacgagctagcctACGCCTTGGCTACCTTAGCCTCAATGCTCCCTTATCCAGGC of Nicotiana tomentosiformis chromosome 7, ASM39032v3, whole genome shotgun sequence contains these proteins:
- the LOC138895540 gene encoding uncharacterized protein, translating into MHQEVEYDEDEAVEDIKKELEQFENNPKFNLNATEPINIGIHEEVRETKISIHTEQKTRDALIQLLFEYRDVFACSYDDMPGLSADIVVHKLPTYPDFPPVQQKQRKFKTDMSDKIKEEIMK